GCGGAGTGCGGTGACACGGTCGAGGAGCTGGTGGCGCGGATCGGCGCGGCGGCGGCCAAGGACCCGGAGGCCTGCCGGGCCCGGGCAGAACGGTACTTCACCCATCGCACCATGACCGCCGCATACCTGCGGATGTACGCCGGCTTCCTGGCGGGCGGGGTCCTTCCGGCGGGAGAGCGCACCGCGGCGGCGGGCGCCTAGGCCCCGGGACCGGTCCCCGTCACCGCGCCGAGCAGCGCGGACATCCGGTGCATGTAGGTGTGCTGGCGCAGGGTGCGCTGGCGGGAGTTGGTGGCCAGGCGCTGCCGGTACTGGTCCTCCTGCACGGCGCGCTTGACCTGCCCCTTGAGCTGCTCCGCGGTGGTGAAGGTGAGCACCTCCGAGCCCTCCTCGAAATGGAGCGGGAGGTCGGCCCGGGCATCCACCACCTGGGGCACGCCGATGGCGGCCATCTCGAACAGCCGGCGGTTGACCGCGCTGCCGCTCCCGGTCGGGTCGTCGGCCTCGAAGCGGTGGATGTTGACGCCCACCGTGGCGCCGGCGTAGGCCCGCACGAAGTCCTCCGTGTTGGGCAGCTCGCCCCGGCAGTAGTCGCGCAGCGACGTCCTGCGCCACCCCGGCCCCCACAGCGCCAGCCCGAATTCCACCAGCTCCGAGAGCAGGCGCTCCCGCCGCGGCGTGGCCGCTCCCGCGAAGACCACGTTGGCGCGGAAGGGGCCGCGGGCGCTGAGCGGCTTGTGCACCGATGGATCGCAGCCCACGGCCAGGAAGTCGGTGTGCTTCACCCCCTCGCGGTCGAACGCCCGCACGATGCCGCTCCCCCCCACGAAGACCTGGTCGTAGGCCATCGCCTCGCGGGTGGCGGCGCCGAGGTCGGTCACCTGTTCGCCGAGCAGCTGGACCCAGCGTGCCTTGAAGGCGGGGCGCACCTGGTCCACCACCTCGCCGGGGACCACGCCGTGCCCCGCCACCAGGACCACGTCGGGGA
The Gemmatimonadota bacterium DNA segment above includes these coding regions:
- a CDS encoding glycosyltransferase codes for the protein MTAPFAGLRLLYVAPIDDADLAHNALRRRALERLGTQLVHLDPERAGWLERLVRRDLEHRLRSTLEQHVPDVVLVAGHGVVPGEVVDQVRPAFKARWVQLLGEQVTDLGAATREAMAYDQVFVGGSGIVRAFDREGVKHTDFLAVGCDPSVHKPLSARGPFRANVVFAGAATPRRERLLSELVEFGLALWGPGWRRTSLRDYCRGELPNTEDFVRAYAGATVGVNIHRFEADDPTGSGSAVNRRLFEMAAIGVPQVVDARADLPLHFEEGSEVLTFTTAEQLKGQVKRAVQEDQYRQRLATNSRQRTLRQHTYMHRMSALLGAVTGTGPGA